One region of Vicia villosa cultivar HV-30 ecotype Madison, WI unplaced genomic scaffold, Vvil1.0 ctg.002318F_1_1, whole genome shotgun sequence genomic DNA includes:
- the LOC131638449 gene encoding protein NONRESPONDING TO OXYLIPINS 2, mitochondrial-like, translated as MASACSRIAQRASISSIKSAIKSNIRSSSIPKPTSTTSSPLRRSFSSRIAPELGCVQSMLPLHSAVAVSRMMSRLSITSRNCQSLSQELGLSVPR; from the exons ATGGCTTCAGCGTGCAGTAGAATTGCTCAAAGAGCGTCAATTTCATCCATCAAATCAGCTATCAAATCCAACATTCGCTCCTCATCTATTCCCAAACCAACATCCACCACTTCTTCTCCGCTTCGCCGATCCTTTTCATCCAGAATTGCACCGGAACTTGGATGCGTGCAGTCGATGTTGCCGCTTCACAGTGCGGTTGCGGTGTCTAGAATGATGTCACGCCTCAGCATAACTTCGAGGAACTGTCAATCGCTTTCTCAGG AGCTTGGTCTATCGGTTCCAAGGTGA